The following are encoded in a window of Solidesulfovibrio magneticus RS-1 genomic DNA:
- a CDS encoding DUF6573 family protein, whose product MGEDWNIIFSYTRKQAIEDGVLIDVTEQAAEIGFKVNTCVTDHLYGDYLAPPAGLEGEGQSLEGRIHDLLFRTLIAAKASSAGDRAEFDVLFLMKPGRWDTAHVLAIMGPGDHGEPVLTIMMPEDE is encoded by the coding sequence ATGGGCGAAGACTGGAACATCATTTTCAGCTACACGCGGAAACAAGCCATCGAGGACGGGGTGTTGATTGACGTCACCGAGCAAGCAGCCGAGATAGGCTTCAAGGTGAACACCTGTGTCACTGACCATCTGTATGGTGATTACCTTGCGCCGCCGGCTGGCCTGGAAGGAGAAGGTCAGTCCCTTGAGGGACGTATTCATGATCTCCTTTTTCGGACATTGATCGCAGCGAAAGCTTCCAGCGCCGGCGACCGCGCCGAATTCGACGTCTTGTTCCTCATGAAGCCGGGCCGATGGGACACTGCCCACGTCCTGGCGATCATGGGACCGGGTGATCACGGCGAGCCAGTGTTGACCATTATGATGCCAGAAGACGAATAA